The Virgibacillus dokdonensis genome includes a window with the following:
- the ccsA gene encoding cytochrome c biogenesis protein CcsA, whose translation MVELKWLYEFILIIYGLSLFGYFIDFVQDNRRVNRIAFWLLSLVWIIQTFFLFYVIIIEKSFPVVTLNDSLFFYSWILVTISLLANKLFPVNFIVFFTNVFSFFILLLFLLTDAQKNWQEHAVQFVHEIVIAHITIAITSYGFFTLSFLLSIMYLIQYKLLKRKKGFKWMWRFADLNQLDSYAFKTVTIGVPLLLIAIILGIVWAYVSDALFYWVDLKTIGSFFVLAIYVVYLVIRLWKKYKGRTIAMYNTVAFLLLLVNFLLFSTLSKFHF comes from the coding sequence ATGGTAGAATTAAAATGGCTTTATGAATTTATATTAATCATTTATGGGTTAAGCCTGTTCGGATACTTTATTGATTTTGTTCAAGACAACCGGAGGGTAAATCGAATAGCCTTCTGGTTGCTTAGTTTGGTTTGGATCATTCAAACCTTTTTTTTATTCTACGTAATAATCATTGAAAAAAGTTTTCCGGTTGTAACCTTAAATGATAGTCTATTTTTTTATTCGTGGATTCTTGTGACGATATCATTACTAGCGAATAAACTATTTCCTGTTAATTTTATTGTTTTTTTCACAAATGTATTTAGTTTCTTCATTCTATTGCTTTTTTTGTTGACGGACGCGCAAAAAAATTGGCAGGAGCATGCCGTCCAATTTGTTCATGAAATAGTTATTGCACATATAACGATTGCCATTACTTCCTATGGATTTTTTACACTATCATTTTTATTATCCATTATGTATTTAATTCAGTACAAATTATTGAAGCGAAAAAAAGGTTTTAAGTGGATGTGGCGGTTTGCTGACTTGAACCAATTGGATAGCTATGCATTTAAAACAGTAACCATTGGTGTTCCTTTACTATTAATCGCTATTATACTAGGAATTGTGTGGGCTTATGTATCTGATGCTCTATTTTACTGGGTAGATTTAAAGACAATTGGTTCTTTTTTTGTATTGGCTATTTACGTCGTTTACTTAGTCATCCGTTTATGGAAAAAGTATAAAGGGAGAACGATTGCAATGTATAATACAGTTGCTTTTCTATTGTTGCTAGTCAATTTCTTGTTATTCAGTACGTTATCGAAATTTCATTTTTAA
- a CDS encoding ATP-grasp domain-containing protein yields MHNGWLIYSDEDIEVNKAYIHWFMEEAALQSIHLQLVRREDLTIGIHKQRQVLLNNHQIEPLPEFAVVRTIDPMLSIHLESCGINVFNNSHIATICNNKALTHHYVHQLNVPMVDTYFHKASFLKDSPPLSFPFVVKTVAGRGGKEVYMITNELEYLACMKKIKGSDIIMQSCHVQQGKDLRVFVVGKKIIAAVLRESNTDFRANYKLGGSATLYTLSKKEATRIQTIIDYFDFGMVGIDFLLSMDGELLFNEIEDVVGSRILSAVSNTNILRLYVEHIKKHIQS; encoded by the coding sequence ATGCATAACGGCTGGCTTATCTATAGTGATGAAGATATTGAAGTAAATAAAGCCTATATTCATTGGTTTATGGAAGAAGCAGCACTTCAATCCATCCATCTGCAGCTTGTACGTAGGGAAGACCTGACGATTGGAATTCATAAACAGCGCCAAGTCCTATTAAATAACCATCAGATAGAACCTTTACCTGAATTTGCAGTTGTTCGTACCATTGATCCTATGCTTAGTATTCATCTGGAAAGTTGTGGAATTAATGTTTTTAACAACTCTCACATAGCAACTATTTGCAATAACAAAGCGTTAACGCATCATTATGTACATCAACTCAATGTTCCAATGGTAGACACATATTTCCATAAAGCTTCTTTTTTAAAAGATTCCCCTCCGCTTTCTTTTCCATTTGTAGTAAAAACCGTTGCAGGCAGAGGTGGAAAAGAGGTTTATATGATCACTAATGAGTTGGAGTATTTAGCATGTATGAAGAAAATAAAAGGCAGTGACATCATCATGCAAAGTTGCCATGTGCAACAAGGCAAAGACTTGCGCGTTTTTGTCGTAGGGAAAAAAATTATCGCAGCTGTACTTAGAGAAAGTAATACCGATTTTAGAGCCAACTACAAGCTTGGTGGTAGTGCAACACTATATACATTGTCCAAAAAAGAAGCAACAAGAATCCAAACGATTATTGATTATTTCGATTTTGGAATGGTAGGAATTGATTTCTTACTAAGTATGGATGGAGAACTATTATTTAATGAAATTGAAGATGTTGTCGGTTCTCGCATACTAAGTGCCGTTAGCAATACAAATATACTACGGTTATATGTGGAGCATATCAAAAAACACATCCAGTCGTAA
- a CDS encoding valine--tRNA ligase, giving the protein MHEQESKPSLSAKYNPQEVEKGRYQFWLEGNYFKAKNDTEKEPYSIVIPPPNVTGRLHLGHAWDTTMQDTISRMKRMQGYDVLWLPGMDHAGIATQAKVEGKLKEQGTNRYELGREKFLEKAWEWKEEYAAFIRSQWEKLGLSLDYSRERFTLDEGLSDAVREVFVKLYEQGLIYRGEYIINWDPDTKTALSDIEVIYEEVQGKFYHMLYPLKDSDEKIEIATTRPETMLGDTAIAVHPDDERYSHLIGKKAILPIVGREIPIVADEYVDMEFGSGAVKITPAHDPNDFEVGNRHDLERVLVMHEDGTMNENAGIYEGMDRFVCRKQIVHDLKEQGVLFKIEDHLHQVGHSERSGAVVEPYLSTQWFVKMKPLADAAIELQAGSDKVNFVPQRFERTYLNWMENIRDWCISRQLWWGHRIPAWHHKETKEIYVGKEAPDDIENWEQDEDVLDTWFSSALWPFSTMGWPDVGAEDYKRYFPTGVLVTGYDIIFFWVSRMIFQSKHFTNQKPFDDVLIHGLIRDAEGRKMSKSLGNGVDPMDVIDKYGADSLRYFLLTGSTPGQDLRFHWEKVEATWNFANKVWNASRFSLMNLADFSYEDIDLTGEKSLADKWILTRLNETIEHVTRNNNKYEFGEAGRQLYNFIWDELCDWYIEMAKIPLYGDDKTQKQTTRSVLVYVLDQTMRMLHPFMPFITEEIWQQLPHQGESITVATWPEPRDEFHDEQAANEMKRLVAIIKAVRNIRAEVDTPMSKQVKLLIQAENESIVKELEEERHYLERFCNTSELAIMEKIDVPEKALSAVVTGAELFLPLEGLIDFDKEIARLEKDLAKWTKEVERVQKKLANEGFINKAPQAVIEAEKQKEKEYLDKQAKVQARLHELKN; this is encoded by the coding sequence ATGCACGAACAAGAATCAAAACCTTCACTTTCTGCTAAATACAACCCGCAGGAAGTAGAAAAAGGTCGCTATCAATTTTGGCTAGAAGGAAACTATTTTAAAGCAAAGAACGATACGGAGAAAGAACCCTATTCTATTGTTATTCCCCCACCAAATGTTACAGGACGGTTGCATTTAGGGCACGCTTGGGATACGACAATGCAAGATACCATTTCTAGAATGAAACGTATGCAAGGATATGATGTATTATGGCTCCCTGGTATGGATCATGCTGGGATTGCTACACAAGCAAAAGTGGAAGGAAAGCTAAAAGAACAAGGTACGAATCGTTATGAGCTAGGTAGAGAAAAATTTCTCGAAAAAGCCTGGGAATGGAAGGAAGAGTACGCTGCGTTTATTCGTTCACAATGGGAAAAGTTAGGGCTTAGTTTAGACTATTCACGTGAACGGTTCACGCTTGATGAAGGTTTGTCAGATGCAGTTAGAGAAGTATTTGTAAAATTATACGAGCAAGGTTTAATTTATCGCGGAGAATATATTATAAATTGGGATCCAGATACAAAAACGGCTTTATCCGATATCGAAGTGATTTATGAAGAAGTGCAGGGCAAATTTTATCATATGCTCTACCCGTTAAAAGATAGCGATGAGAAAATCGAAATTGCTACCACACGCCCAGAGACGATGTTAGGTGATACTGCGATTGCTGTTCACCCTGATGATGAACGATATAGCCATTTAATTGGCAAAAAAGCTATTTTGCCAATCGTCGGTCGTGAAATACCAATTGTTGCAGATGAGTATGTAGATATGGAATTTGGTTCTGGTGCAGTGAAAATTACGCCCGCTCATGATCCAAACGATTTCGAAGTTGGGAATAGACATGATTTAGAACGAGTATTAGTTATGCATGAAGATGGAACGATGAATGAAAATGCTGGTATTTATGAAGGAATGGACCGATTTGTGTGCAGAAAACAAATTGTTCACGATTTGAAAGAACAAGGTGTACTATTTAAGATTGAAGACCATCTGCACCAAGTTGGTCACTCTGAACGAAGTGGCGCTGTCGTGGAGCCATACTTATCTACGCAATGGTTTGTAAAAATGAAACCACTAGCAGATGCTGCAATCGAGCTACAAGCAGGAAGTGACAAAGTTAATTTTGTTCCACAGCGTTTTGAAAGAACCTATTTAAATTGGATGGAAAATATTCGTGATTGGTGTATTTCTCGCCAACTATGGTGGGGGCACCGCATACCAGCTTGGCATCATAAAGAAACAAAAGAAATTTATGTCGGCAAGGAAGCTCCCGACGATATAGAAAATTGGGAGCAAGATGAAGATGTATTAGACACTTGGTTTTCATCTGCTTTATGGCCATTTTCTACCATGGGATGGCCGGATGTAGGAGCAGAAGATTACAAGCGGTATTTTCCAACTGGAGTTCTCGTAACAGGTTATGATATTATTTTCTTCTGGGTTTCAAGAATGATTTTTCAATCGAAGCATTTTACGAATCAAAAGCCGTTTGATGATGTTTTGATCCACGGATTGATTCGAGATGCAGAAGGAAGAAAAATGAGTAAATCGTTAGGCAACGGTGTCGATCCAATGGATGTCATTGATAAATATGGTGCTGATTCATTACGTTATTTTCTATTGACTGGTTCTACCCCTGGTCAAGATTTACGCTTTCATTGGGAAAAGGTAGAAGCAACATGGAACTTTGCGAATAAGGTGTGGAATGCTTCTCGTTTTTCTTTAATGAATTTAGCAGATTTTTCGTATGAAGATATTGATTTAACAGGCGAAAAGTCTTTGGCAGATAAGTGGATATTAACCCGTTTAAATGAAACAATTGAGCATGTAACTAGAAATAACAATAAATATGAATTTGGCGAAGCTGGCCGTCAATTATATAACTTTATTTGGGATGAACTATGTGATTGGTATATTGAAATGGCAAAAATACCATTATATGGAGATGACAAAACTCAAAAACAAACAACACGTTCTGTGCTCGTTTATGTTTTAGATCAAACGATGCGTATGTTGCATCCATTCATGCCGTTTATTACAGAAGAAATTTGGCAACAGTTACCACATCAAGGAGAATCTATCACAGTTGCCACTTGGCCAGAGCCAAGAGATGAATTCCATGATGAACAGGCAGCAAATGAAATGAAGCGACTAGTGGCGATTATCAAAGCTGTCCGTAATATTCGTGCAGAAGTAGATACACCAATGTCAAAACAAGTTAAACTACTCATCCAAGCGGAGAATGAATCTATTGTGAAGGAATTAGAAGAAGAGCGTCACTATTTAGAACGTTTTTGTAACACAAGTGAATTAGCCATTATGGAAAAGATCGATGTCCCTGAAAAAGCATTGTCAGCAGTAGTGACAGGAGCAGAACTATTTTTACCATTAGAAGGGCTAATTGATTTTGACAAAGAAATTGCTCGCTTAGAAAAAGATCTAGCTAAATGGACAAAAGAAGTAGAGCGTGTGCAGAAAAAACTCGCAAACGAAGGGTTTATTAATAAAGCACCTCAGGCAGTAATTGAAGCAGAAAAACAAAAAGAAAAAGAGTACTTGGATAAACAAGCGAAGGTTCAAGCAAGATTACATGAATTAAAAAACTAA
- a CDS encoding phosphotransferase — MDTLQEVLHAYSIRPFYIEKQTERLYMVQDYNQQYALKHSRLTEETIVMWEQVYKLAYEEYLFPILPVYLTKQGKLYEKKGELIYYVTPWKESRETELDQSTIDKIFQSFGLIHMKTKRRHLVEIQQFKQAFQQYKQHCLTLQQQLLTFVEEYEQHRFMSPFELLVCTQFKDVNYSLNETIRRIDQLLDEQEETWYYSLCHKNIKTSHTLVDQGQLYFINWENAGFDYPVFDLVAFFQEETKHYDTPTIMLLRGFDKYMNENELTKKELYLLVIQLLDPQAYLSCVKNHKQANTSMLKQIIHLQHTFRRILFGLHLSAHVEKTYDTIDLDDLDDLDDLDETD, encoded by the coding sequence ATGGATACCTTACAAGAAGTTTTGCATGCTTATTCTATTCGACCTTTTTACATAGAAAAACAAACGGAACGGCTCTACATGGTGCAAGACTACAACCAGCAATATGCCTTAAAACATAGCCGGCTAACGGAAGAAACGATCGTTATGTGGGAACAAGTTTATAAATTGGCTTATGAAGAATATCTTTTTCCTATTTTACCAGTTTATTTAACGAAGCAAGGAAAGTTATATGAAAAAAAAGGAGAGCTTATTTATTATGTGACACCTTGGAAAGAAAGCCGAGAAACAGAATTAGATCAATCCACGATTGATAAAATCTTTCAAAGCTTTGGATTGATTCATATGAAAACAAAACGGCGACATTTGGTTGAAATCCAGCAGTTTAAGCAAGCTTTTCAACAGTATAAACAGCATTGTTTGACCTTACAGCAACAATTACTTACATTTGTAGAGGAGTACGAACAACATCGCTTTATGTCCCCATTTGAATTACTTGTGTGCACGCAATTTAAAGATGTTAATTATAGTCTGAATGAAACGATACGAAGAATTGATCAACTGTTGGATGAACAGGAAGAGACTTGGTATTATAGTTTGTGTCATAAGAACATCAAAACTTCACATACTTTAGTTGATCAAGGTCAGCTCTATTTTATAAATTGGGAGAATGCAGGGTTTGACTATCCCGTTTTTGATTTAGTTGCTTTTTTTCAAGAAGAAACAAAGCATTATGATACTCCGACTATTATGCTGCTGCGCGGATTTGACAAGTATATGAATGAGAACGAACTGACCAAGAAAGAACTATATTTGTTAGTCATTCAATTATTAGATCCACAAGCTTATCTAAGTTGTGTCAAAAATCATAAACAAGCAAACACGTCCATGCTGAAACAAATAATTCATTTACAGCATACATTTCGCCGTATACTGTTTGGGTTGCACCTTTCTGCACATGTGGAAAAAACGTATGATACGATCGATCTGGATGATCTGGACGACCTAGATGATTTGGATGAAACAGATTAA
- a CDS encoding LysM peptidoglycan-binding domain-containing protein yields MTNEASVFQFELNETLYFEKGQEVNEMRGVSLEPDISIHSFHDYISIRGVIELKGEYEKSRHTVFQDNLEEDVMGSKRYVEVVEQDEEGVSIFSHHFPVEISVPANRIANLNDISVYIQTFDYEIPNPTLFRLYSTIEIYGIQQEEITDAREKESQEQFNYLPPEEDKSNRGDQEADHFQFEMKQSEQDYKTENEEMNPSLPFLTVPEQDRSDEKSRLKEIEQEETILSDENPEKITEHLDKEGEQTDEVGRWKYKETKTLKEFFDSKQEDTSDVHEEESGEDEGTEQYEQVVYDSTHETIQESEERVTEEKSNVTDYEQEREVETNEEQNNLNGDDQGRKAAEAEVTEEPNNFNEMKMKQNNDENDQEALSVSPEINQTSGDRHINDEIQDVTYLADIFSNKAENSYTSMRLCFVQEEDSIDSIAERYQVSALQLIKQNQLDDDYEVTQGQLLYIPQKKNK; encoded by the coding sequence GTGACAAATGAAGCGTCCGTATTTCAGTTTGAATTGAATGAAACACTCTATTTTGAAAAAGGACAGGAAGTAAATGAAATGAGAGGGGTTTCATTGGAGCCAGACATCTCTATTCATTCATTTCACGACTATATTTCAATCAGAGGAGTTATTGAATTAAAAGGAGAGTATGAAAAAAGCAGACACACCGTTTTTCAAGATAATTTAGAAGAAGATGTGATGGGCTCTAAACGCTATGTTGAAGTCGTGGAGCAAGATGAAGAAGGGGTATCTATATTTTCTCATCACTTCCCAGTAGAAATTTCTGTACCTGCAAACCGCATTGCAAACTTAAACGATATAAGCGTGTATATTCAGACATTTGATTATGAAATCCCCAATCCAACCCTATTCCGACTTTATTCAACAATTGAAATCTATGGCATTCAACAAGAAGAAATAACTGATGCACGAGAAAAAGAGTCGCAAGAACAGTTTAACTATCTACCTCCCGAAGAAGATAAGTCTAATCGAGGAGATCAAGAAGCTGATCATTTTCAGTTTGAAATGAAACAATCAGAGCAAGATTATAAAACAGAAAATGAGGAGATGAACCCATCTTTACCATTTCTAACGGTACCAGAGCAAGATAGGTCAGATGAAAAAAGCAGATTAAAGGAAATAGAGCAAGAAGAAACAATACTATCTGATGAAAATCCAGAGAAAATAACAGAACATCTAGATAAGGAAGGTGAGCAAACTGATGAAGTAGGGAGATGGAAGTATAAAGAGACGAAAACGCTAAAGGAATTTTTTGATTCTAAACAAGAGGATACTAGTGATGTTCATGAAGAAGAATCGGGTGAAGATGAGGGGACAGAACAATATGAACAAGTAGTTTATGACTCTACTCATGAAACAATTCAAGAAAGTGAAGAACGAGTCACTGAAGAAAAAAGCAATGTAACAGATTATGAACAAGAAAGAGAAGTTGAAACGAATGAAGAGCAAAATAATTTAAACGGCGATGACCAAGGGAGAAAAGCTGCAGAAGCTGAAGTTACGGAAGAACCTAACAATTTTAATGAGATGAAGATGAAGCAAAATAATGATGAGAATGATCAAGAAGCGTTATCCGTCTCGCCGGAAATTAATCAGACGAGTGGTGATCGACACATCAATGATGAGATCCAGGATGTCACCTACTTAGCAGATATTTTTAGTAATAAAGCTGAAAATAGTTATACTAGCATGAGGTTATGTTTCGTACAGGAAGAAGATTCGATCGATTCCATTGCGGAAAGGTATCAAGTTTCTGCACTACAATTAATTAAACAAAATCAATTGGATGATGATTATGAAGTTACGCAAGGTCAATTACTGTACATTCCACAAAAGAAAAACAAATGA
- the hemB gene encoding porphobilinogen synthase codes for MTNIPTFDRHRRLRRTAGMRDLVRETHLHKTDLVYPMFIVEGEKVRKQVPSMPGVYQLSLDLLTEEIDELEELGIQAVILFGVPNEKDEQGTGAFIDEGIVQQATRKIKTKVPSMLVIADTCLCEYTSHGHCGVIHDHDVDNDASLELLAKTAVSQAKAGADIIAPSNMMDGFVAVIRQALDQAGFTQIPIMSYAVKYASSFYGPFRDAADSTPQFGDRKTYQMDPANRLEALREAKSDVHEGADFLIVKPALSYLDIVREMKNNFDLPIVAYNVSGEYAMVKAAAQNGWIDEQALVMEKLLSMKRAGADLIITYFAKDVAKWLVEKNR; via the coding sequence ATGACGAACATACCGACTTTTGACAGACACCGTAGATTAAGACGTACGGCTGGTATGAGAGACTTAGTAAGAGAAACACATTTGCATAAAACCGATCTTGTCTATCCCATGTTTATTGTTGAAGGAGAAAAGGTGAGAAAACAGGTTCCTTCTATGCCAGGAGTATACCAGTTATCGTTGGATTTACTTACGGAAGAAATAGATGAACTAGAAGAACTTGGTATTCAAGCTGTTATTTTGTTTGGGGTGCCAAATGAAAAAGATGAACAAGGGACGGGCGCTTTTATTGATGAAGGGATTGTCCAACAAGCTACACGAAAAATTAAAACAAAAGTACCATCAATGCTCGTAATTGCAGATACTTGTTTGTGTGAATATACGTCTCATGGACATTGTGGAGTCATTCATGACCATGATGTAGATAATGATGCGTCATTAGAGTTACTTGCTAAAACAGCAGTCTCCCAAGCAAAGGCAGGGGCTGACATTATTGCACCGTCAAACATGATGGATGGGTTTGTAGCAGTTATTCGTCAAGCTTTAGATCAAGCTGGTTTTACACAAATTCCTATTATGTCTTACGCGGTTAAATATGCTTCTTCTTTTTATGGTCCATTCCGAGATGCAGCAGATAGTACACCACAATTTGGAGATCGAAAAACATACCAAATGGACCCCGCGAATCGATTAGAAGCACTTCGTGAGGCGAAATCAGATGTTCATGAAGGTGCTGATTTTTTAATTGTAAAACCAGCTTTAAGCTACTTAGATATTGTGAGAGAAATGAAGAATAACTTTGATTTGCCGATTGTTGCCTATAATGTAAGCGGCGAATATGCGATGGTGAAAGCTGCAGCGCAAAATGGCTGGATTGATGAACAGGCGCTGGTTATGGAAAAACTATTATCTATGAAACGAGCTGGAGCAGATCTAATTATAACTTATTTTGCAAAAGATGTTGCAAAATGGTTAGTAGAAAAAAATAGATAG
- the hemC gene encoding hydroxymethylbilane synthase, which produces MRKLVVGSRKSNLALTQTNWVINQLKQAGVENDFEVKKIVTKGDRILDVTLSKVGGKGLFIKEIEEAMYNKEIDLAVHSMKDMPSTMPEGLIITTIPEREDHRDAFISKGNIRLKDLPNGAIVGTSSLRRAAQIQAVRPDVTIKWIRGNIETRIRKLKEEDYDAIVLAVSGLKRVGLSETLITEYLEPDVCVPAVGQGALAIECRADDDELKKLLATLHDEDTARTVTAERTFLHLLEGGCQVPIGGYAYLQGETIVLTAFVGTPDGKTVLKEVVQGSDPEAVGRKAATLLQNRGAKEIIEKVKEELNE; this is translated from the coding sequence TTGCGTAAATTAGTTGTTGGTTCACGAAAAAGTAATCTTGCATTAACACAAACCAATTGGGTAATTAATCAATTAAAACAAGCTGGGGTTGAAAATGATTTTGAAGTGAAGAAAATCGTTACAAAGGGGGATCGTATTTTAGATGTTACTTTATCTAAAGTAGGTGGGAAAGGTCTGTTTATCAAGGAAATTGAGGAAGCTATGTATAACAAAGAAATTGATTTAGCTGTACATAGTATGAAGGATATGCCGTCTACGATGCCAGAAGGGTTGATTATAACAACTATTCCAGAGCGTGAAGACCATCGAGATGCGTTTATTTCTAAAGGAAATATTCGTTTAAAAGATTTGCCAAACGGGGCAATTGTAGGAACGAGCAGTTTACGAAGAGCTGCGCAAATACAAGCTGTAAGACCAGATGTCACTATAAAGTGGATACGTGGTAATATTGAAACAAGGATAAGAAAATTAAAGGAAGAAGATTATGATGCGATTGTGTTGGCTGTTTCTGGTTTAAAGCGAGTAGGTTTAAGTGAAACATTAATTACGGAGTACTTAGAGCCAGACGTTTGTGTTCCTGCAGTTGGGCAAGGCGCTTTAGCTATTGAATGCCGGGCGGATGATGATGAACTGAAAAAACTCTTAGCAACCCTTCATGATGAAGATACCGCTCGAACGGTTACAGCAGAACGAACCTTTTTGCATTTGTTGGAAGGCGGCTGTCAAGTACCAATCGGAGGCTATGCATATTTACAAGGAGAAACGATTGTACTGACAGCTTTTGTAGGCACACCTGATGGGAAAACAGTCTTAAAGGAAGTGGTACAAGGTAGTGATCCAGAAGCAGTTGGCAGGAAAGCAGCTACGTTATTACAAAATCGAGGAGCTAAGGAAATTATTGAAAAGGTAAAAGAGGAGTTAAATGAGTAA
- the hemL gene encoding glutamate-1-semialdehyde 2,1-aminomutase, giving the protein MNFDKSKAAYEEAVDLMPGGVNSPVRAFKSVGMSPIFMESGKGAKIRDIDGHEYIDYVLSWGPLILGHADERVVTKLKETAEKGTSFGAPTLLENELAQLVIDRVPSIEMVRMVNSGTEATMSALRVARGYTGRDKILKFEGNYHGHGDSLLIKAGSGVATLGLPDSPGVPKTIAQNTITVPYNDLESVRYAFETYGDDIAAVIVEPVSGNMGVVPPIEGFLQGLREITEQNGTVLIFDEVMTGFRVGYQCAQGHFGVTPDMTCLGKVIGGGLPVGAYGGKREIIEKVAPTGSIYQAGTLSGNPLAMTAGLETLKALDESSYEAINKKVDRLVEGFTAASNKHHIPLHINRAGSMVGVFFTNEKVINFETAQSANLDYFSQYYRSMIENGVFLPPSQFEGLFLSTAHTDEDIEHTIKAIDTAFASIE; this is encoded by the coding sequence ATGAATTTTGATAAATCCAAAGCTGCTTATGAAGAAGCAGTTGATTTAATGCCTGGTGGTGTTAATTCACCTGTTCGTGCATTTAAATCAGTAGGTATGTCACCAATTTTTATGGAATCTGGTAAGGGAGCCAAAATAAGAGATATTGATGGTCATGAATACATTGATTACGTTTTAAGCTGGGGTCCACTCATTTTAGGACATGCTGATGAACGGGTCGTAACAAAATTAAAGGAAACAGCGGAAAAAGGTACCAGCTTTGGAGCGCCGACATTATTAGAAAATGAGCTTGCACAGCTAGTTATTGACCGCGTTCCATCCATAGAAATGGTTAGGATGGTTAATTCAGGTACGGAAGCAACAATGAGCGCTTTGCGTGTAGCAAGAGGCTACACAGGAAGAGATAAAATACTAAAATTTGAAGGGAACTACCATGGTCATGGTGATTCACTGTTAATTAAAGCAGGGTCAGGTGTGGCTACACTTGGACTTCCTGATAGTCCAGGTGTTCCTAAAACGATTGCTCAAAATACCATCACGGTTCCATATAATGACTTAGAAAGTGTACGTTATGCTTTTGAGACATATGGTGATGATATTGCTGCAGTTATTGTTGAACCTGTTAGCGGCAATATGGGAGTGGTTCCACCAATAGAAGGTTTTTTACAAGGATTAAGAGAAATTACGGAACAAAACGGCACCGTGCTTATTTTTGATGAAGTAATGACTGGCTTTCGGGTAGGTTACCAATGTGCGCAAGGTCATTTTGGAGTGACACCCGATATGACATGTCTCGGGAAAGTAATCGGTGGCGGATTACCAGTTGGTGCATATGGAGGTAAACGGGAGATTATTGAGAAAGTTGCTCCAACTGGATCCATCTATCAAGCTGGTACATTATCTGGTAACCCGCTAGCGATGACCGCGGGGCTTGAGACATTAAAAGCGTTAGATGAATCATCTTATGAAGCGATAAATAAAAAAGTGGACCGATTGGTAGAAGGGTTTACAGCGGCTTCCAATAAGCATCATATACCATTGCATATTAACCGAGCAGGTTCAATGGTTGGCGTCTTTTTTACTAATGAAAAAGTAATTAATTTTGAAACTGCTCAATCTGCTAATCTTGACTATTTTTCTCAATATTATCGCTCTATGATTGAAAATGGTGTGTTCCTTCCACCTTCACAATTTGAAGGCCTGTTTTTATCAACTGCGCATACAGACGAAGATATTGAACATACGATAAAAGCAATTGACACAGCTTTTGCTTCTATAGAGTAA